DNA sequence from the Nicotiana tomentosiformis chromosome 3, ASM39032v3, whole genome shotgun sequence genome:
TTTACTGTGTAAGTTCGGTGCACAGAAGTTAAACTCTTTCATTATTTTGTTggagtaagttaataagattagGAGGACAAACTTATGTAGCTTCTTTATGTTGTACTCTTTGTATGTGCATCAAATTAGTTGATTTATATCTGTGGCATCCCATGTCAATCAGGGAAGAACTTGTTATCTGGGCAAGGAAGAAGACAGGGGTACCTGTTATTAGAATTAGCTCGGATGCTGAGGCGAGCCACTTTCTCAAGAAGTACTCCATGTTTGTGGTTGGTCTTTTTGATAAATTTGAGGTAACATTTTAGTTCCTGAAATCTCTTActtgttctttcttctcttttggcATCTAGTTGATACATCTAAAATAATTGTCAGGAAACTTGTGTAGTTTAATTATCCGTacaaaattgaaagaaagaattTATCATATCTACTAAGTTAAAATGTACTACGTTTTCTAGGGGCTTCAAATCTTAAACTGAGCATTAGGTTTGATTGAAAGAAGCCCTTTTCAACATCTTGGCATCGGGAattatcaatcaatcaatcatgCCTTTAACTTTATTTGGTATCTTCCTATCGGTAGCACATGAGCATACTACTCTAACGCTCCTCCATTTCAATCATTTAACCACTCTGGATTTGGTTAAAATCATTTCATATAAAAGTCTTCTGCTTTATAGTGCATAAAAGATAAGTAACGGCAGTTGCGGTGTTTACATTGCTTCTTGTTTTAGTCGAATTTCCCGCATCTCAGCAAAATATAAACAGGTTACTGAACAAAAAAAATTGTGGAATTTGCTTCTGACATGCAAATTGCCTCATGTATAATCACACAGGGACATTATTATGATGAATTTACAAAAGCAGCCAAAATGGACAATGAAATCCAGTTTGTGGAAACTAGCAATGCAGAGATTGCCAAGCACCTCTTCCCCAATTTTAAGCCAACCAATCTTTTCCTTGGTCTTGTTAAAAGTGAGCCAGAAAAATACACTGAATATGGTATGTTTTCTATTTTTAGATTCTGTAGTTGCTTTTTACAGCCTTTTCTTGCTCAAGCATTACCATTCTCTCACAATGGATGGTTGTTCCTGACTATGCCTGAAGAGGAGCAATTAAATCTACAACTACTTATTCATTGGATAGATAAAAGCTTGTATAGATAGATGGAAATATCATTCCTTGATGACTAGGAAAATTGCTGTCATGTTTGAATCTAAACTTGATTTCTTCTTTTTCAGTAGAATTGTGTTGCTTAATATAACCTCACTATTCGCATCAAATGTGCTTTGCAGAAGGAACCTTCAGTACAGAAGGAATCTTGCAGTTTTTGGATGATAACAAGTTCCCCTTAATTACAGTACTTACTGAACTTAATGCTGCTAGAGTTTACTCCAGCTCAAACAAACTTCAGGTAACTGTTGTGTCTGACTCTTTGTACTTTATATCATCTTCTGTTTCCCAAAAGTATTTGACATCTCCGTGTAATTATAATTCATATGCTCGAGCACTTCATAAGTATCTCATAATACGGAGACTTGTGTTTCTTTATGAAAGAAAGGTGAAGAAAACAAAAGCCTTGATCTCAGAAGTATGATTCTGGTCTCCTATACTGTTGAAACAATGTTAGTCCTTTGATATTTGTGGAGGCACTTGTATATCCAAGTGTTGATTTCATTTAATTCATATTTAGGCTGGTATAGAGTTAGCAATTTTATCCATGAGAAGCAGAAGGTCAGCCGTAACACCAATAATCTCTTCTCTTTTCTTGTGTGGATATTTTAATTTCACCAATATATGTTAAACATCTTTTGTAATAGGagttcggaaacagcctctctacctttataaggtaggggtaaggtcagtGGCAGAGCCACATGCACCAAAGGGGTGTCAAGCGACACCCCTTCACAAGAAAATTACACTGTGTAGCTcggtaattttaaaaaaaaatatgtatatctattatataatgacaccccttgacttcttggtgagtttatttctttatattttgactcccctCAATGAAATACCTGGCTCCGCCACTGGTAAGGTCTGCGTGTACATTATCCTTCCCTTCCCagatcccacttgtgggatttcaatgggtttgttgttgttgttgtgtgggAAGAAACTACCGAAGAAGTTCGTTTAAACCACGGGTTTGGAGAAGCAATTGCGAGCTCGTTTAAGCCACGGGTTTATAGAAGCAATTGCGAGCCTCTATAGTTGTTTAATACCAATCCTGGACTTAGCTTTTGCTGTCGGATAGAGATTTTGTGTCTATTAAACATTTTTGTGAGgaaaatctcatctctttagcCAACACGTATAATGTATATTAGTTCTTGCATTTTTTAAGCAGACTGTAATCATGCACTAATATGCTTGTGATAACTGTTGGATCTACCTATGCTTCAATGCCATATAGGTATTGGTCATTGCTGAGCCTGATGACTTCAAGAAACTTGTAGAACCTTTGCAAGACGTTGCAAGAAAGTTCAAATCACAGGTTTCTTTCTTATCTGGATCTAGTGAAGCAGATTACTCTTCCTTTCTGCGATCTGTGTAATTGACAGCTGGCTTTTGATTGCAGATAATGTTCATATTTGTAGATATTAGAGAGGACAATCTTGCAAAACCCTTCCTTACTATGTTTGGTCTTGAAGAATCAAAAGCCTCTGTCGTCAGTTCTCTCATGAATTATTTTTCTCTTCTCGATACAAGCTATTTTTTAAGTTTGCTCAGACAATCTTTTCCGTTGTATGGATGCACAGGTAATATCTTTCAACTACCGTAGCAACGTGAAGTATTTGTTGGAGTCAGATGCCACACCAACAAGCATAGAAGTATTAATATCTCTCTGTTTGTCATCTCTTTCTAGGCTTCTTTGAATTGTGATTTGAAATTCACATTGTTGATCGGTTTCTGCAGGATTTCTGTTCAGGTCTTCTGAGTGGGAGTGTGTCACCATACTACAAATCACAACCAATTCCTGATAATGTAAGTTCTGTTAACAATAAATCTCATGATGTCAGTTTATGTTTCAGCAATAGGAAAACATGATACCACAGTTCTTTAGCTTGCCTAATTCAAGTTATTTTAGTAGTATTGCTCGTATCTAGCATAATGGTGTGGTAATTTCCCAAATAACTGACTGAAAGATGCTCTGGATTTAAGGAGAATGTATCCACTTATTGGAATGACTTATCACTGAATGTTGCACATGATAAAAATAACCGGAAGaggaaaatatgaaaaattacgCTGCTGTTTATTTAGCATTTGAACATCATAAGACAAATAGTTAAAACCCAGCGACTTCAAATCTTACTTGTGGACTCTCTAGGTTGCTCAATGCTAGCCAAGTCCATCTTATCTCATGgaaccacatatatatatatatgctttggGGAATATAGTTATAAAGGACTTGTACCTTGAAAATCTCCTTCTAGATGGAGCAATAAACATTCAAGGCGGTATTTTGAAAATGGAATGGGTTAATGTTTATTTTTTCTGATAAGGGATAGCCTATAGATTAATGTTTTCCTTTGTTTTCCTTTCCGCCATCCTTTGTTGTGTAGAGAGAAACTTGACTAACCCAAATTGGACTGTGAGTTGGAGTCATCTTTAAGCAGACAAATCTGGGCACCTGCAGTAGATTGTCATTTAAAATGCCTAGTATTTTCTTAGCTTTCAGATATATCCACACTTGATCAATAATAAGACGACAATGGGGAGCAAGTTAGATATATTGCAAGGGCAGATCCAGAGTCACTAGGATGAGGAAGTGAAGTAGGATAGTGAAGTAGCCTTAAGATAGGTATTTCATAGTTTTTCTGCAAGAATGCAAAGGAGGCAGCGGGAACTCCTATAGTAACACAGTAATCATGCTGTGCTGACTGCTGATCATGAAAAATGATCAGAACCAATCTGATAGTCAATGACTGGTTGAATGGGATCATAATGGAATGATTTCCTTTAGCTGGCACTGATGGTGGTCACAACGACCAAAAAAAAGTTACTTAACAAAACCTCAACTTTCTTATAACATGGCAAAAAAGGGTGTCTGGGAATGTATTTGCCCTTTGCACTAAAGCACACATACAAACCATCCATTCTACTGGAGCATCAATTTATGTTCTGGAGCCTCCTTAGTTCCATAACATACTTTGTGGACTGCCTCATCTCTGCGCTAGATTTTGTTATGCTGTTTGATCAAGTTCTCTATTCTGATCTAATCCCAAAATTGTTTCATATGATACATTCTATTACAAAAGCAGCTTATGTTTTTTGATCTGTTCTTTTCGCTTGACATTAGCTAAGGGAAATATGATATTGTTATATTTATAAAAGAGCGTTTTATTAACTCCAAAATCCTTTGCTCCATAATTGCAGAAGAACATGAGCATTCTGACAGTTGTTGGTAAGACCTTTGATGAATTGATCCTGAACAGCCCTGAAAACATTCTTCTagaggtttgtatttttttacACAGATCAGACACTTGTTAAGAGTTCAGTCTCACATTCTTATATGTTAGGGTTCTTGAGCATTTGGTTATCTGCCGAGGAAAAATGACAGAAATATGTTGGGAACCATATTTCTTCCTTTATTGAGTAAATCACATTAAACATGTTCTGTGATGTGGATAATCTTATAGTTCCATAATAATCTATCTTTGCTTGTGTATTGAAGATATACACACCGTGGTGCATAACTTGTGAAACCACAAGCAAGCAAATGGAGAAGTTGGCCAAGCATTTCAAGGGTTTGGCGAACTTGATCTTTGCAAGGATAGATGCTTCCCTAAATGAACATCCAAACTTACAGGTGAGGATAATAAATACTTTACTCCTTTGCTTTAAATTGATAGTGTTCAGATCTTTAATGTTTAAGATGGAAAAAGGTTCAGCTTGAATATTCAGTCACGTCTGGAGTACACATTAAGCTACCAACAACAACTATGCCTCAGTCCCAATTTAGGGTCGGCAATATGAATCCTCACTGAGCATGATTCCCGTTTAAATTCTTCTCAGACCAAGATTATTCACAACATGCACCAGGTTACCACTAGCAGAAAAAAAACTGGTAGTAGTATATGCTTCGTTTATGTGTTATGGAGTTTGCGGACGACTCCCTTTAGCGTCTGTAGATATATGACGAAACGTTAAGTTTTCCACTTCAGGGAAGTGGACCGGATATAGAGCAAGGATTTAATAGACAATTCCTGAAAAGGGATGTCAAAATGATAAACCATTCCTCCAGAATTTACTTCAGATTGATGGTCCTCAAAGTCAATATCCACCACTAATAAGATACTAGCGTGATGTTCTGTGCTACACTATGCTGGTAATGAAATGTTTTTGGCCAGGTATTTACTTTCATTAGAAACCTGAGATctatatcttcagattatttgaCTGTGGACTATGTGATCCACACGCAATTTTATATCTAGAATATTCACCTTAGAAATCCAGATAAGGAACAGGCACAAGTCTCCTCTATTAGAGTTTCTTCCTTTCCGTCAGTTCAGAGGATTCTGCCTTCAACTCTTCTTGGCTCTTTTTGTGTCCACTGCATGAATTCTTCTGGCAGCCAACTCCCAGTGTGCATTTGTTGATTGATTTGTTATGGTTACTTCTTTCATCAGCAAATCTTGCCTAATTGGACTGTTACATTATTTTATACCTTGAAACAGTCTCGCACcaattctatcatttttattcGTGCTAGAGATACAGTTGAATTATTTCTTGTCAAGCATGAAGTGGCCTTTATACCACAGTTTTTTACGAGGCATAAACTGCAAAGATCCCATTTTTACGCTGATAAATATGGCCACAAGCAGTATCTTAAAAATGCACCATAATAAGGAAAGAAACAAAATCAAAACAAGTGCCATCAAATGGCACGAAGATGACTAGTATTTTTAAGATTTTGATGAGCTTTTAATATTGAATTTGCTCTTACCAACATGCAGGTTGAGGACTATCCAACGCTTCTCTTCTACTCAGCAGATGACAAGAAAAAGCCGGTAAGTTTTAATGACAATACAATTTGATGGTTTCTATTAATCTTGCTCGCCTTTTAATGGTTTCCTAATTGAATTTCCTTATGTAGATACCATTTCCTACAAAATCAAGCGCAAAAGATTTGGCTGCTTT
Encoded proteins:
- the LOC104089558 gene encoding protein disulfide isomerase-like 1-6 — its product is MYNPKPTSRFILCSLVLLLLLSFLAPSISSELDLSDDGGDDVEALEELIALDEQEDSHQQNAESEFVSKAQRIVLELNNDNTKRAIDRNEYVLVLGYAPWCVRSAELMPKFAEAATALKELGSHLLMAKIDAERYPKVASTLDIKGFPTLLLFVNGTSQPYTGGFSAEELVIWARKKTGVPVIRISSDAEASHFLKKYSMFVVGLFDKFEGHYYDEFTKAAKMDNEIQFVETSNAEIAKHLFPNFKPTNLFLGLVKSEPEKYTEYEGTFSTEGILQFLDDNKFPLITVLTELNAARVYSSSNKLQVLVIAEPDDFKKLVEPLQDVARKFKSQIMFIFVDIREDNLAKPFLTMFGLEESKASVVISFNYRSNVKYLLESDATPTSIEDFCSGLLSGSVSPYYKSQPIPDNKNMSILTVVGKTFDELILNSPENILLEIYTPWCITCETTSKQMEKLAKHFKGLANLIFARIDASLNEHPNLQVEDYPTLLFYSADDKKKPIPFPTKSSAKDLAAFINQNLKAQDPEIRDEL